In the genome of [Mycoplasma] phocae, one region contains:
- a CDS encoding uracil-DNA glycosylase, protein MKFNFVDFFNRQKTQDYFKKIIKHLTNSKNITPAKKHIFFAMKNFDFDNLKVIIIGQDPYPGKDVADGLCFSSNEQKTPASLMNIFKEIKNSYPKCSFKSNNLYYWKDQGVLLLNSILTNEIGKTLAHKNIGWEIFTLNLLSELNQTYSQIIYLVLGNYAKNFIKNLDLNNQIIFSTSHPSPLGVHAGFSGSKIFEKINKKLQELNKIPIDWSTQ, encoded by the coding sequence ATGAAGTTTAACTTTGTTGATTTTTTTAATCGTCAAAAAACCCAAGATTATTTTAAAAAAATAATTAAACATTTAACAAATAGCAAGAATATTACCCCAGCAAAAAAGCATATTTTTTTTGCGATGAAGAATTTTGATTTTGATAATTTGAAGGTAATTATTATTGGTCAAGATCCTTATCCTGGTAAAGATGTTGCTGATGGACTTTGCTTTTCTTCTAATGAACAAAAAACTCCTGCGTCTTTGATGAATATTTTTAAGGAAATTAAAAATTCATACCCAAAATGTAGTTTTAAATCTAATAATCTATATTATTGAAAAGATCAAGGAGTATTATTACTTAATAGTATTTTAACAAATGAAATCGGTAAAACATTAGCCCATAAAAATATTGGTTGGGAGATATTTACTTTAAATCTACTATCAGAACTTAATCAAACCTACAGTCAAATAATTTATTTGGTATTAGGAAACTATGCTAAAAATTTTATTAAAAATCTTGATCTCAATAATCAAATTATTTTTTCCACTTCTCATCCTTCACCACTTGGTGTACATGCCGGTTTCAGTGGTTCAAAAATTTTTGAGAAAATTAATAAAAAATTACAAGAACTTAATAAAATTCCAATCGATTGGTCAACTCAGTAA
- a CDS encoding methionyl-tRNA formyltransferase → MMNKIRLVLAGTGKFSTKVFRSLINNKNFEIICLISQPNKKTDRNKKPIITEVAKLAQEFNITLYQPNKIGEILDNLKQVEFDFFITAAFGQFIPDSILSLPKCLPLNVHGSLLEKYRGASPIQYALLNDDKITGITLIEMVSKMDAGDMLKKASIEIKETDTALELFDKLADITVANIDQWLIEIFNGNFTREIQDETKVTLAPKIQNEDAELFNHNSRQEALNKIRAFNDQPGAFIMYNNKRLKIYRASKEKIKTPLAIDFQDGKLYLLEYQFEGKKKVTHEV, encoded by the coding sequence ATGATGAATAAAATAAGATTAGTTTTAGCAGGTACGGGCAAGTTTTCTACCAAAGTTTTTAGAAGTTTAATTAATAATAAGAACTTTGAAATAATTTGTCTAATTAGTCAACCTAATAAAAAAACAGATAGAAATAAAAAACCAATTATTACAGAAGTTGCAAAATTAGCTCAAGAATTTAATATTACTCTATATCAACCTAATAAAATCGGTGAAATTCTCGACAACCTTAAACAAGTGGAATTTGATTTCTTTATAACCGCAGCTTTTGGTCAATTTATTCCCGATAGTATTTTAAGCTTACCAAAATGTTTGCCGCTAAATGTTCATGGGAGTCTTTTAGAAAAATATCGTGGCGCATCACCAATTCAATATGCACTATTAAATGATGATAAAATTACTGGAATAACATTGATTGAAATGGTGTCTAAAATGGATGCTGGTGATATGCTAAAAAAAGCATCGATTGAAATTAAAGAAACTGACACTGCCTTAGAATTATTTGATAAATTAGCAGATATTACTGTTGCTAATATTGATCAGTGATTAATTGAAATTTTTAATGGCAATTTTACAAGAGAAATTCAAGATGAAACAAAAGTTACACTTGCTCCTAAAATTCAAAACGAGGACGCCGAACTATTTAACCATAACAGTCGTCAAGAGGCTTTAAATAAAATTAGAGCATTTAATGATCAACCTGGTGCTTTCATTATGTATAATAACAAGCGTCTAAAAATTTATCGTGCTTCAAAAGAAAAAATTAAAACACCTCTTGCCATTGACTTTCAAGATGGCAAATTATATTTATTAGAATATCAGTTTGAAGGCAAAAAGAAAGTCACACATGAAGTTTAA
- the plsY gene encoding glycerol-3-phosphate 1-O-acyltransferase PlsY, with product MFKINYISINLTFLLIGYLVGSISFGIIISKLKGKDLRKEGSNNAGATNAMRVMGLKFGALVFILDFLKSYLVIMLAFTLKALTKNIYIIPMIAGLGAVIGHIFPIFHNLKGGKGVSCFIGMIFAFDFMIFTIYAMVFVFIVLVSKYVSLASTITSATVPFLGFVPSIYSNSTLSFLQENTIYPIHTIILIIASIAIVIKHIPNYIRLFNHKENKLKL from the coding sequence ATGTTTAAAATAAATTATATTTCAATAAACCTGACATTTTTATTAATTGGATATTTAGTTGGATCGATTAGTTTTGGAATTATAATTTCAAAATTAAAGGGGAAAGATTTAAGAAAAGAAGGATCAAATAACGCGGGTGCAACAAACGCTATGCGAGTAATGGGATTAAAATTTGGGGCTTTAGTTTTTATCTTAGATTTTTTAAAAAGTTATCTTGTAATTATGCTTGCATTTACTCTCAAAGCATTGACTAAAAATATTTATATTATTCCAATGATTGCTGGCCTTGGAGCAGTTATTGGTCATATTTTTCCAATTTTTCATAATCTTAAGGGTGGTAAGGGAGTATCGTGTTTTATTGGCATGATTTTTGCCTTTGATTTTATGATTTTTACAATCTATGCCATGGTATTTGTTTTTATTGTTTTAGTCTCAAAATACGTTTCTTTAGCATCTACAATAACATCAGCAACTGTTCCATTTTTAGGTTTTGTTCCTTCAATATATTCAAATTCGACCCTATCTTTTTTGCAAGAAAATACAATTTATCCAATCCACACGATAATTTTAATTATTGCTTCAATCGCTATTGTAATTAAACATATTCCTAATTACATTAGATTATTCAACCATAAAGAAAATAAACTTAAGTTATAA
- the gltX gene encoding glutamate--tRNA ligase — translation MKKNNRIRTRYAPSPTGYLHIGGARTALFNYLFAKHFGGDFVFRLEDTDVSRNVEGGEASQLNNLAWLGIIPDESPLQPNPKYGAYRQSEKLAIYHNMANQLIENNLAYKAYDSAEELQQQRQESEDAKIASFRYDPNWLKISNEEKVRRDANKEYSIRLRLPKNTIYKWNDLVRDEIAVNSDDIGDFVIIKSDGYPTYNFAVVIDDHQMEISHVLRGEEHITNTPKQIAIYQAFNWEMPQFGHLTIITNMEGKKLSKRDNSVKQFIEDYKNEGYRPDAIFNFLMLLGWTAADKTEVMNKTEAIEKFDPTRLSKSPSKFDIVKMEWFSKQYMKNVTNEELISLIKSPKDKAWNEIFVETYKQSAATLLELKNNLKIYLEPKNSYEINIQSLEVIKVFYNLLSSLSFTIDNIQMAINKTKDICNVKGKDLFMPIRKATTFEEHGPELAKAIYLFGEELVMKRLKDAIKI, via the coding sequence ATGAAAAAAAATAATAGAATAAGAACAAGATATGCACCTAGTCCAACTGGATATTTACATATAGGTGGTGCTAGAACAGCACTATTTAATTATTTATTTGCCAAACACTTTGGTGGTGATTTTGTCTTTAGATTAGAAGATACTGATGTTTCTAGAAATGTTGAAGGTGGCGAGGCTAGTCAACTTAATAATTTAGCATGACTCGGCATTATTCCAGATGAAAGCCCTCTTCAGCCAAATCCAAAATATGGAGCATATCGTCAAAGTGAAAAGCTAGCAATTTATCATAATATGGCCAACCAATTAATTGAAAATAATCTCGCTTATAAAGCCTATGATAGTGCTGAAGAGCTTCAACAACAACGTCAGGAATCAGAAGATGCTAAAATTGCTTCATTTCGTTACGATCCCAATTGATTAAAAATTTCTAATGAAGAAAAAGTGCGAAGAGATGCTAATAAAGAATACTCAATTCGTTTAAGACTTCCTAAAAACACTATTTATAAATGAAATGATTTAGTTCGCGATGAAATTGCTGTTAATAGTGATGATATTGGTGATTTTGTTATTATTAAAAGTGATGGTTATCCCACTTATAATTTCGCTGTTGTAATTGATGATCATCAAATGGAAATTTCACACGTTTTAAGAGGCGAAGAGCACATAACTAATACTCCAAAACAAATCGCCATCTATCAGGCCTTTAATTGAGAGATGCCTCAATTTGGACACTTAACAATTATTACTAATATGGAAGGTAAAAAATTATCAAAACGTGACAATAGCGTTAAACAATTCATTGAAGATTATAAAAATGAAGGATATCGTCCAGATGCTATCTTTAATTTTTTAATGTTGCTTGGTTGAACAGCAGCTGACAAAACTGAAGTAATGAATAAAACTGAGGCTATTGAAAAATTTGATCCAACTAGATTGAGTAAAAGTCCTTCAAAATTTGATATTGTAAAAATGGAATGGTTCTCAAAACAATATATGAAAAATGTGACAAATGAGGAACTAATTTCACTTATTAAGTCACCAAAAGATAAAGCTTGAAATGAAATTTTTGTAGAAACATATAAACAATCTGCGGCAACACTTTTAGAATTAAAAAATAATTTAAAAATTTATTTAGAACCTAAAAATTCATATGAAATTAATATTCAGTCGCTTGAAGTTATAAAAGTTTTTTACAATTTACTAAGTTCATTATCATTTACTATTGATAACATCCAAATGGCTATTAATAAAACAAAAGATATTTGTAATGTTAAAGGTAAAGATTTGTTTATGCCAATTCGAAAGGCAACAACTTTCGAAGAGCATGGCCCTGAACTTGCTAAAGCAATATATTTATTTGGTGAAGAATTAGTAATGAAGAGATTAAAAGATGCAATTAAAATATAG